One segment of Castanea sativa cultivar Marrone di Chiusa Pesio chromosome 3, ASM4071231v1 DNA contains the following:
- the LOC142627505 gene encoding receptor-like cytosolic serine/threonine-protein kinase RBK2 isoform X2, translated as MENGTGHRASSCVVDNAADNKPKQIQTDGTSKLKYRRQGSLLPCAASAQDLRCLDMEKEKEDVSSPRGVLEACIRGSESDSGSSKNNSTEIEIRGPSSSWSRFFKIWKKGPIKRFASFPPLGVPKTSQGKSKSSRENSELSNLCNIKSSLVNFSLSELQTATQNFSSENLIGKGGYAEVYKGRLQDGKLIAVKRLTKGTADERTSGFLSELGIIAHIDHPNTAKWIGCGIEGGMHLIFELSPLGSLGSLLHGSMDYKLDWSKRYKIALGTADGLLYLHESCQRRIIHRDIKSDNILLTEDFEPQICDFGLAKWLPKQWTHHSVPKFEGTFGYFAPEYFTNGIVDEKTDVYSFGVLLLELITGRRALDQLQQSLVIWAKPWLDKNDMKELVDPSLGDNYNTEEMDHVILTASMCIEQSPVLRPRMNQVVILLRGEEFVSNCSTECKRRSFQRTYSEELLDVQEYNSTKYLSDLKRHEQVAFSS; from the exons ATGGAGAATGGTACGGGGCACAGAGCTTCATCATG TGTGGTTGATAATGCTGCTGacaacaaaccaaaacaaatccAGACAGATGGTACTTCTAAGTTAAAATATAGAAGACAAGGCAGTCTGCTTCCTTGCGCTGCTTCTGCCCAAG ACTTGAGATGTTTAGAcatggaaaaggaaaaagaagatgtGTCATCTCCTAGAGGAGTTTTAGAAGCCTGCATTAGAGGATCGGAATCTGACAGTGGTTCTTCCAAAAACAACTCTACTGAAATTGAAATCCGTGGCCCAAGTTCTAGTTGGAGCAGATTCTTCAAAATATGGAAGAAAGGACCAATTAAGCGCTTCGCCTCCTTCCCTCCTCTTGGTGTCCCAAAGACATCACAAGGAAAAAGCAAGAGCTCAAGAGAAAATTCAGAACTGAGTAATTTATGCAACATCAAGTCTTCACTGGTGAACTTCAGCCTCTCTGAACTCCAAACTGCAACGCAAAATTTTAGCAGTG aaaatttaattggaaaggGCGGTTATGCTGAAGTTTACAAGGGCCGTTTGCAAGATGGGAAGCTGATAGCAGTAAAGCGGCTGACAAAGGGAACAGCTGACGAGAGAACATCAGGATTTTTGTCTGAGCTTGGCATTATAGCCCACATAGATCATCCTAATACTGCTAAGTGGATTGGGTGTGGCATCGAAGGAGGAATGCACcttatttttgaattatctCCACTGGGGAGTCTAGGATCTCTTCTTCACG GTTCAATGGATTATAAACTAGATTGGAGTAAAAGGTATAAAATTGCTTTGGGAACTGCAGATGGTCTGTTGTATCTTCATGAGAGTTGTCAGAGGCGAATCATTCATAGAGATATTAAATCAGATAATATTCTGCTTACAGAGGATTTTGAGCCACAG ATTTGTGATTTTGGGCTTGCGAAGTGGCTACCCAAACAATGGACTCACCACAGTGTACCAAAATTTGAAGGCACATTTGG CTATTTTGCTCCTGAATACTTCACGAATGGCATAGTAGATGAGAAAACTGATGTTTATTCTTTTGGGGTTCTACTCTTGGAGCTTATAACTGGGCGTCGAGCTTTGGATCAGTTACAGCAAAGCCTTGTGATTTgg GCCAAGCCTTGGCTTGATAAAAATGATATGAAGGAGCTGGTTGATCCTTCTCTTGGTGATAATTACAATACAGAAGAAATGGATCATGTGATTTTAACCGCCTCTATGTGCATTGAGCAGTCCCCTGTCCTGCGTCCTCGAATGAATCAG GTCGTGATACTGCTAAGAGGTGAGGAATTCGTATCAAATTGTTCAACAGAATGTAAAAGGAGGTCGTTCCAAAGAACATACTCTGAAGAGCTGTTGGATGTACAGGAATACAACTCAACAAAGTATCTGAGTGACCTCAAACGACATGAGCAGGTTGCTTTCAGTTCTTGA
- the LOC142627505 gene encoding receptor-like cytosolic serine/threonine-protein kinase RBK2 isoform X1 → MENGTGHRASSWYACVLLHVLSVGVVDNAADNKPKQIQTDGTSKLKYRRQGSLLPCAASAQDLRCLDMEKEKEDVSSPRGVLEACIRGSESDSGSSKNNSTEIEIRGPSSSWSRFFKIWKKGPIKRFASFPPLGVPKTSQGKSKSSRENSELSNLCNIKSSLVNFSLSELQTATQNFSSENLIGKGGYAEVYKGRLQDGKLIAVKRLTKGTADERTSGFLSELGIIAHIDHPNTAKWIGCGIEGGMHLIFELSPLGSLGSLLHGSMDYKLDWSKRYKIALGTADGLLYLHESCQRRIIHRDIKSDNILLTEDFEPQICDFGLAKWLPKQWTHHSVPKFEGTFGYFAPEYFTNGIVDEKTDVYSFGVLLLELITGRRALDQLQQSLVIWAKPWLDKNDMKELVDPSLGDNYNTEEMDHVILTASMCIEQSPVLRPRMNQVVILLRGEEFVSNCSTECKRRSFQRTYSEELLDVQEYNSTKYLSDLKRHEQVAFSS, encoded by the exons ATGGAGAATGGTACGGGGCACAGAGCTTCATCATGGTATGCGTGTGTTCTCCTTCATGTTCTCTCAGTAGG TGTGGTTGATAATGCTGCTGacaacaaaccaaaacaaatccAGACAGATGGTACTTCTAAGTTAAAATATAGAAGACAAGGCAGTCTGCTTCCTTGCGCTGCTTCTGCCCAAG ACTTGAGATGTTTAGAcatggaaaaggaaaaagaagatgtGTCATCTCCTAGAGGAGTTTTAGAAGCCTGCATTAGAGGATCGGAATCTGACAGTGGTTCTTCCAAAAACAACTCTACTGAAATTGAAATCCGTGGCCCAAGTTCTAGTTGGAGCAGATTCTTCAAAATATGGAAGAAAGGACCAATTAAGCGCTTCGCCTCCTTCCCTCCTCTTGGTGTCCCAAAGACATCACAAGGAAAAAGCAAGAGCTCAAGAGAAAATTCAGAACTGAGTAATTTATGCAACATCAAGTCTTCACTGGTGAACTTCAGCCTCTCTGAACTCCAAACTGCAACGCAAAATTTTAGCAGTG aaaatttaattggaaaggGCGGTTATGCTGAAGTTTACAAGGGCCGTTTGCAAGATGGGAAGCTGATAGCAGTAAAGCGGCTGACAAAGGGAACAGCTGACGAGAGAACATCAGGATTTTTGTCTGAGCTTGGCATTATAGCCCACATAGATCATCCTAATACTGCTAAGTGGATTGGGTGTGGCATCGAAGGAGGAATGCACcttatttttgaattatctCCACTGGGGAGTCTAGGATCTCTTCTTCACG GTTCAATGGATTATAAACTAGATTGGAGTAAAAGGTATAAAATTGCTTTGGGAACTGCAGATGGTCTGTTGTATCTTCATGAGAGTTGTCAGAGGCGAATCATTCATAGAGATATTAAATCAGATAATATTCTGCTTACAGAGGATTTTGAGCCACAG ATTTGTGATTTTGGGCTTGCGAAGTGGCTACCCAAACAATGGACTCACCACAGTGTACCAAAATTTGAAGGCACATTTGG CTATTTTGCTCCTGAATACTTCACGAATGGCATAGTAGATGAGAAAACTGATGTTTATTCTTTTGGGGTTCTACTCTTGGAGCTTATAACTGGGCGTCGAGCTTTGGATCAGTTACAGCAAAGCCTTGTGATTTgg GCCAAGCCTTGGCTTGATAAAAATGATATGAAGGAGCTGGTTGATCCTTCTCTTGGTGATAATTACAATACAGAAGAAATGGATCATGTGATTTTAACCGCCTCTATGTGCATTGAGCAGTCCCCTGTCCTGCGTCCTCGAATGAATCAG GTCGTGATACTGCTAAGAGGTGAGGAATTCGTATCAAATTGTTCAACAGAATGTAAAAGGAGGTCGTTCCAAAGAACATACTCTGAAGAGCTGTTGGATGTACAGGAATACAACTCAACAAAGTATCTGAGTGACCTCAAACGACATGAGCAGGTTGCTTTCAGTTCTTGA